The genomic window AATAACTCCGCAAGCAAAGCAAGGATTCAAAGCTTTCTAAGGTGCCAGCACCCTCTTTAAGCAGCAATAGTCGAGCCAATCTCATGGCTAGTTCATTCTGGGTCATGCGGCTAGCTCTTCTGTGAACCGAGGGTCTGGGTCTTCCCCGCATGGAGTCGTCAGTTTTTGCCATCCATCAAGAAGCATCTGACCACATAGTTCAAGGGCTTGATCCAAAGGAAGTCTCAGGCGCTGTTTCATCTGCGATGGAGTTCCATCCATTTGTGCACTCCATTGATCAACAAAAACAAAGGGGTTTCTGATCCAACTGTTGGCATCGCGGTGGAAGCGATAGCAGAAATGACCATCAGGGCTGATGAGCCAGCCATTGAGCTGCACTGAAGGGCTTTCCATGAAAACAACGAAAGTACACCTGTACTAGCCCCGTTCCTGTGGCCTGTCAATAGTGGCGATGGGCGGCACGCTGCTCTTGTTAGCTACGCCCCTACATGCCCTTAATCAGAGTGTCCTCCGGACGATCGCGACGACCCGAAAACCGATTTCAAAATCGCGATGTGAGATTTATTTTTGCCTTGACCAGGCATCAAAAACACTCCTTCGCAGAGCTTCCCAACTTCACGCAACTCATCTGGCCTAGTTCGCAAAGGTAAAGCCCATCCACTAGAAAATTTTGATCAACCCCATAGCCATCATTGAGCCCTCCAACGACTTGGCAGGGCAAGTTACCAGAAGCTATAGACAGCGGTGAAGAATGCAGAAAATTTTTTTCGCCGCAACAGAATGAGAACCCACGAAGTAAAGCCTCACTTTCCGCGGGGGCTTTACTTATTGCGATGATTTAAAAATCAATACCTTGAGAGCACGTATTTGCCATACTATCAATCAGTTGAACCCTATTAGTTGAATCAGGACAGAGTTAATGATGACATTCCTTAGTTTGATGATGAGTTTTCTAATCAGTATTTCACCAGTAGTCCCAAGTGCATTAGCTCCAGAATCAACCTCTTTTACATGTGATGGAAGTCTTGTCGAAGCAACAATCTACAACAATGAGAATGGAACATACAACAGAGTAAAAGCATATGAAGAGCTTGATGCTGGAGCTTTTATCGTGATCAACCTAGTGAATTCAAAACTAATGCTACCAAGAACCTTCAACGTTGGCGAAACCAGTTTTACTGATGGCAAATGGTGGTGGAACTATGAAGATCATCAACATCCAACCTTCCGGGGTCTTACACCCCTCGGTGAAATTCAAGAATTTAGTTGTGAAGCTCTATAAGCTAACTTTGGCTTAGGAATGGCTACCACCTTCTCTCGCGAATTAGGATTTAGTTAGTAACAAACAAGTGGATGGTTCCTAAGCTTTGCTGAATATGATTCATGCAATTTGACAAAGAATCACCTCCAGTAAGCAAGGCATACACAGAACAGCGCTTAAGAAAAATCAGCGAAAGCAAACTAGTGTGAGTGATAGGAGATCACACATCCTTTTAATGAGCCTGTGTCAACCTGGTGCCATTGCTGTAGGGGTTAGTGGGTCTGCTGCTGTTGCGTTGTCACTGTTTAAGGAGTCTTACCAATGACGAAGGCGGGGTTGAAAGTCAAAATCAATGCGTTGCCAGACAACCACATCTCGATAGAGCTAGAGGTTCCAGCAGCTCGCTGCAAATCAAGTTATGACGCAGCCTTATCGCGCCTGGGTAGCGCGATAAGGCTGCCAGGTTTCCGTCCAGGAAAGATTCCTAAGCAAGTGATCATTCAGCAGATCGGTATCGCACGTATCAAAGCAGCGGCACTAGAGAAGCTGATCGATATGACATGGAAGGAAGCCATCGTTCAAGAATCAATCGAACCAATTTCTGAGGCGCAGCTCAAAGAAGAACTTCAAACTCTTGTGGATCGCTTCAGTCCTGATAGAAGTGTGACATTTACTCTTGAAGCAGAGGTGGCTGCAGCAAACAAACAGGAAGAAGAGTGAAAAGCCAACCGGTTAGAACTTGAAAAGAGTAAAGAGACAAAGACGATCAGAGCATGATTAATAACTGTTGGCAGTCTTATGGGGGGACTAAGGTATAGATTCCAATTCAACGCAAGATGTTGGTCAGCTAGCTAAAAATTAAGGGTGCTTGACTCATGAATCCAATTCAACTGCTTGAGATCACAATCATCAGATTCATTTGCCAGATTAGCTCCGCCGTGAAGTTGTTATGACTAATCTCTTCTGCAGTTGGCTTGATACCGGTGAAACGGTCTGAACTCTTGAGAGTCATAACAGGGGCGGCAGTGTTGAGTATCAGCCAATGTCTTGGGCGCCCAAGCCAAGCCTTGGCAATGGAGGGAAAGCTTCCTGCTCTAGACGCCCAAGCCCCAGACTTTGAGCTAGAGGCCGCTGCTCAAGAAGGTGCGCTGGCTGAGAAATTACAACGTGATGCCTTTCTAGGCAGTTGGCTGGTTCTTTACTTCTACCCTCGCGACTTCACCAGTGGCTGCACTCTGGAGGCGCGTGGATTCCAGCGAGATCTCTCAGACTTTAAAGCTGCAGGTGCGGCAGTGGTAGGAGTCAGCGCTGATGGCACCGAAGAGCACGTGAGCTTCTGTAGCAGCGAAGGCCTTGGATACACACTGTTGTCTGACCCAGGTGGAGTCGTAAGCGAAAGGTATGGATCATGGAGTTCACCATTCAGCCAACGTCACACATTTCTGATTGATCCCGATGGCATCCTTCGCGCTCGCTGGAAAGACGTAAGTCCATCTCGCCATAGTCAAGATGTGCTGCGAGCGTTGAAGGAACTTCAGCAGTCGTAAATGAATCGCGAGAGAAAGAGACCATCTACCTTCTGCACAAACAGCGAAAAACTTTTCGCAAACAGGAAGATTGATAGCGAAAATATCTATAAATTGCCTGCAATATTATGCTCACCGAAAAGCATTGATAATGTAAGGATTCATTCCTTCTGTCAAGCAAGTCTGAAACTAGATAAAATGGTGCACTGCTCCGCATAGGTGAGACAATGGTCTTTAATCCTGCTCAAAGATACAAGACAGCTAAACATTTCATCTGGATTGCTATTCCTAGAATCAGCTTATTGAGTTTTGCTGTGATAATAAGCCCTTGGTCTAATCCTGCCCTAGCGGAAAAACTAGTTCCAATAACGACATCAGAAGGAATGGTCTTGTTGCAAAGAAGCAAGTCTGTATCAGATTACGGCTCGTTAATGGAAGCTTTTCTGACCCAATCAAACCTTGCCTATTGCGGGGTTGCCAGTGCCGTAATGGTTTTAAACAGCCTAGCAATTCCGGCACCTCCAGTAGATGGTTTCAGAAACTACCACTTCTGGACCCAAGACAATATCTTCAACTCGGATTCATCACAAGTAGTCATTAGCCCAGCCAAAATCAGGCGGCAAGGCATGACACTTCAAGAACTTCAAAACCTACTCAGTCATCATGGTGTTTCTTCTAAGCGTTTACACGGAGATATCCTTAGTCTGCAAGCGTTTAGATCACTTATAAAAGCTAATCTTGACGATTCAAGTGATCGCTTGATTGTCAATTATGACAGAAAAGTTATTGGCCAAAAAGGCGGTGGGCACTTCTCTCCACTAGCAGCTTATGACGCTGTTACTGACAAAGTTCTAATCCTAGATGTTGCCCGATATCGCTATCCTTCTGTATGGGTAAAAACACATGATCTATGGAGAGCAATGCGAACATTAGACGGCATATCAGGATTGCAGAGAGGGATACTCGCGATTGAATAGTGTGCAAGATTAGGGGGAAACATTTATAAAATCAGTGCTCATGACACTTGTCCTTTTTCGCAAAGAAATACTAATACAATAGACAAATCATTGTCCCTATAAATTCTAACTTGACAAGATCATCCCTAGCTAAGAGCTAGCAGAACCATAAATTGAAACCAATCCGGGAGAATCCTGATCAAGTAATAACCCAGTAGCCACTCCAGTCGGGTTTCATGCCGTCATGTCGCCCCTGAGGATCGATCTCCAGGACGACTGAATATCCCTGTATCAGGATGATCGCGGCATGATCATCCTTGTGGATCTGTTCCATCGGCTCGAACCAGCGGCGACGTGCCTTGCCCTTGGCAATCTGGGCCGAGGGTGCCACCACAAGTTCCAAATGATGCTGTTCAAGCATTTCGCCAGCCTTATAACCTCCCAGGTTGATGAACCAGAGCTTGTTGGCTTCGTTTGCATTGACTTTGTCGACGCTACCCATTGTGATCCGGTAACCATCCACGAAGCGGATGCGCATGTAGCTGTCCACATGCAACCCTCGAGGATTGCCAATCCATTGTGATTTCAGCTGGGGCACTGTTGCTTCAATCGTTTCACCCACCACCCAGCGCACATCGTGCATCTCCACGTGTCCTCCGCGCATCCTCCCACCCAAAACAACAAGGTAGAGATTCATCTCTATAAAAGATTAATCAAGGAAAAGATCATTTTGATGCTTAAAAATGAATACTGATCGGAAGCTTCACTTAAGCCAGCTTGCCAAAAGAAAAGACCAAAAAATAATACGAAATAAGGCTATCAGCTATTCCTTTTGAGGCTTCCAAAGCAACAATACGACCCAAAGAGTAGATGAGACAACGATCAATGCCTCAACAAGATATGTGTGCATACTAAACCCTCTCTTTCTTCCCAACCTTAGCAAGCATTTTCAAGAAAAGAAAGCAAAAATGCTTAAACCGGATTAACGGGTAAAAATTTGAATTAATCCCCATATTAAATCATGAATCTATCCTTATTCCATTCACCCTTGCTCTACGAGCAAAGCCTCCTGGAGTGAAGAGCCGGGGCCTATAGGCATACGAATAAAACAAACATCGAGATTAATTGCCAACAGACTAGAGGGGGACAACTCGCTCTAGATATTTTGTTAATCCTGTCGATCAAGTCGATTCATTATTGCGCGCACGTTTTACCGCTAGACCAGCTTCTACAGCAGTTGTTCCAGCTACAAGCAAGAGACCTATAAGACCCACCAATTGATTTCTTTGCTCATTAACAGGATCAATATCTTGACCCAAGATAGCACCAATCACAGTCCAAATACTGACGATCGCGGAAGTAATCCAATAAGCCTTCCACCTACGTTGGTAGAGATACCCGGCCCCAATACCAGGCAAAATATTTAATGCAACAGAAACCCAACCAGCAGAAGATGCAACAATTTGATTTTTGGTCGACTTGTCCATGTGAAAGTCACAAAGAGCTAATATCATAGCAAATCAAAATGATGCAACAGGAGACATGCAATTAAGCATAAAGAGCGATGCCGGTACAAGACAAAAGCAATCTATATAAATTTCAAAAAGGTGAATGTCAAACGACTAATTGACTTGGCCCTCCTCCTCCATCAGTAAATACAATACTTATAAGTCTAGAATGGATTCAGCAACTTTACTCCTTAAAGAAACGAGTGATTCAGGGTCCATAGCAGACGCTGCAATCATCAGGTTTGCCTGTTGAAAAGCATGCTCTAGGTTTCTAACTTTAAGCTTGCAAATGTGCTTATTGGCTTTGCACTGCTGCAGCGTATAGGAGTGAATCATAAAATCAATATATCAATCAAGGTATTCATCAAACGAAGGAAACCTTAGTTTT from Prochlorococcus marinus str. MIT 9313 includes these protein-coding regions:
- a CDS encoding peroxiredoxin; the protein is MKRSELLRVITGAAVLSISQCLGRPSQALAMEGKLPALDAQAPDFELEAAAQEGALAEKLQRDAFLGSWLVLYFYPRDFTSGCTLEARGFQRDLSDFKAAGAAVVGVSADGTEEHVSFCSSEGLGYTLLSDPGGVVSERYGSWSSPFSQRHTFLIDPDGILRARWKDVSPSRHSQDVLRALKELQQS
- a CDS encoding trigger factor family protein gives rise to the protein MTKAGLKVKINALPDNHISIELEVPAARCKSSYDAALSRLGSAIRLPGFRPGKIPKQVIIQQIGIARIKAAALEKLIDMTWKEAIVQESIEPISEAQLKEELQTLVDRFSPDRSVTFTLEAEVAAANKQEEE
- a CDS encoding DUF1543 domain-containing protein translates to MNLYLVVLGGRMRGGHVEMHDVRWVVGETIEATVPQLKSQWIGNPRGLHVDSYMRIRFVDGYRITMGSVDKVNANEANKLWFINLGGYKAGEMLEQHHLELVVAPSAQIAKGKARRRWFEPMEQIHKDDHAAIILIQGYSVVLEIDPQGRHDGMKPDWSGYWVIT
- a CDS encoding phytochelatin synthase family protein gives rise to the protein MVFNPAQRYKTAKHFIWIAIPRISLLSFAVIISPWSNPALAEKLVPITTSEGMVLLQRSKSVSDYGSLMEAFLTQSNLAYCGVASAVMVLNSLAIPAPPVDGFRNYHFWTQDNIFNSDSSQVVISPAKIRRQGMTLQELQNLLSHHGVSSKRLHGDILSLQAFRSLIKANLDDSSDRLIVNYDRKVIGQKGGGHFSPLAAYDAVTDKVLILDVARYRYPSVWVKTHDLWRAMRTLDGISGLQRGILAIE
- a CDS encoding DUF1651 domain-containing protein, with translation MESPSVQLNGWLISPDGHFCYRFHRDANSWIRNPFVFVDQWSAQMDGTPSQMKQRLRLPLDQALELCGQMLLDGWQKLTTPCGEDPDPRFTEELAA